A region from the Fusarium graminearum PH-1 chromosome 4, whole genome shotgun sequence genome encodes:
- a CDS encoding DNA-directed RNA polymerases I: MSDFDEGDVAGAGGDDAMYEDEEINDYYDPEPADDGENQQENQDDNIINSGDPSAIANAVKGGDRLLKDKKIPESERTTTPYMTKYERARILGTRALQISMNAPVLVDLEGETDPLQIAIKEMREKKIPLIVRRYMPDGYYEDWTCEELLQ, translated from the exons ATGTctgactttgatgaaggCGATGTGGCTGGCGCTGGAGG CGATGATGCCATGtacgaggatgaggagatcAACGACTACTACGACCCTGAGCCtgccgatgatggcgagaaccAACAAGAGAACCAGGACGACAACATTATCAACTCTGGAGACCCTTCTGCTATCGCGAACGCGGTGAAGGGCGGCGATAGACTCctgaaagacaagaagatACCCGAGAGCGAGCGAACCACAACACCCTACATGACCAAGTACGAGAGAGCGCGTATCCTCGGCACACGCGCTTTGCAGATTAG CATGAATGCGCctgtgcttgttgatctcgagggTGAGACAGATCCCCTGCAGATTGCGATCAAGGAGATgagggaaaagaaaattCCCCTGATCGTGCGGCGCTACATGCCCGATGGCTA CTACGAGGACTGGACCTGCGAGGAACTACTGCAGTAA